One Nicotiana tomentosiformis chromosome 4, ASM39032v3, whole genome shotgun sequence genomic window carries:
- the LOC104091807 gene encoding transcription factor HEC2-like, with amino-acid sequence MDIEMLKSAAASEDQMELMLMMQLDKLPDFSTGNSSELPMIDFSPQGSCNSNNSGNGNTNYFPNQIDHNTPTFLNIPSNNISFTNSHQNPSTLQNFLANNSSSSSSSGAFNSHSMNRSNMAAMREMIFRIAAMQPINIDPESVKPPKRRNVKISTDPQSVAARHRRERISERIRILQRLVPGGTKMDTASMLDEAIHYVKFLKNQVQSLERAGANRPSNSVAATGLGFPVPMSLSGNYLPVSSKSYQNIQQYADA; translated from the exons ATGGATATTGAGATGCTCAAATCAGCAGCAGCTTCTGAAGATCAAATGGAGTTGATGCTCATGATGCAATTAGACAAACTTCCTGACTTCTCCACTG GTAACAGTTCTGAATTGCCAATGATAGATTTTAGTCCACAAGGAAGTTGCAACAGCAACAACAGTGGAAATGGAAACACTAATTATTTCCCTAATCAAATTGATCACAATACACCAACTTTCTTGAACATACCTTCCAACAATATCTCATTTACTAACTCTCATCAAAATCCTTCAACCCTTCAAAATTTCTTAGCCAATAACTCTAGTAGTAGCAGTAGTTCTGGTGCATTTAATTCCCATTCGATGAATCGAAGTAATATGGCAGCAATGAGAGAAATGATATTCAGAATTGCAGCAATGCAACCAATTAACATAGATCCTGAATCTGTAAAACCACCAAAGAGAAGGAATGTGAAAATATCGACCGATCCTCAAAGTGTAGCGGCACGTCACAGAAGAGAAAGGATAAGTGAAAGGATAAGAATATTACAGAGATTAGTACCAGGTGGTACTAAAATGGACACTGCATCAATGTTAGATGAAGCAATTCATTATGTCAAATTCTTGAAAAATCAAGTGCAGTCATTGGAAAGAGCAGGTGCAAATAGGCCATCAAATTCTGTTGCTGCTACAGGATTAGGATTCCCTGTACCAATGTCTTTAAGTGGGAATTATTTACCTGTGAGTTCAAAGAGTtatcaaaatattcaacaatatgCAGATGCTTAG
- the LOC104091806 gene encoding protein ROOT INITIATION DEFECTIVE 3, whose amino-acid sequence MTELELVIASSPTDAGIGCWDLHTGAEHLRHRSCSSPSHGLVCVGGRFLASSQLCASKSSSGSILYWSWNKPQVEVKSFPAEPINPLVCNNEGTYMAGGGASGDIYLWQVATGKLLKKWHAHYRAVTCLKFNDDQSLLISGSEDGSVRVWSLIMVFDDLLRDKARQPYEYSFSEHSLKVTDVVTGYGGANAIVVSASEDRTCKVWSLSRGKLLRNIVFPSVIDAIALDPGEDVFYAGGRDGKIYIAAVNAVADSNSNYGLHILGFLSEQSKAITCLALTTDGGLLISGSEDGMVRVWNTKDHNIARIFRHAKGPVNNIVVVRQPSLLSTSGSVSFQVPSVKRHGASLPPPLEKYANSADDNDYMAVIGPRFNHDRSVEASYISVQTLNNQILELQRQGSSAAAQMEIEKLKLDRGRSIQMIQQWEKKYQNLHQFCVTELLDGEPAGNAV is encoded by the exons ATGACGGAGCTGGAATTGGTAATCGCGTCGTCGCCGACCGACGCCGGTATCGGCTGTTGGGACCTCCATACTGGCGCCGAGCACCTTCGTCATCGGTCTTGCTCCTCCCCTTCTCATGGCCTCGTCTGTGTCGGCGGCCGTTTTCTCGCCTCCTCTCAACTCTGTGCTTCCAAATCGTCGTCAGGATCTATCCTTTACTGGTCCTGGAACAAG CCTCAAGTTGAAGTTAAAAGCTTTCCAGCGGAACCTATAAATCCACTTGTTTGCAACAATGAGGGAACTTATATGGCCGGAGGAGGTGCATCCGGTGATATATACTTGTGGCAG GTTGCGACTGGTAAACTACTTAAGAAGTGGCATGCTCACTATAGGGCAGTTACTTGCTTGAAATTCAATGATGATCAATCGCTTCTGATTTCTGGTTCAGAGGATGGATCTGTTCGAGTTTGGTCTCTTATAAT GGTATTTGATGATTTGTTGAGGGATAAAGCAAGACAGCCTTACGAGTATAGTTTCTCTGAGCATTCTTTGAAGGTGACTGATGTTGTGACTGGTTATGGCGGAGCTAATGCAATTGTTGTATCTGCCTCAGAAGATAGAACTTGCAAG GTATGGAGTTTGTCGAGAGGAAAATTGTTGAGAAACATTGTGTTTCCATCAGTAATTGATGCAATTGCATTGGACCCAGGAGAAGATGTCTTCTATGCTGGTGGTAGAGATGGGAAAATTTACATAGCTGCAGTAAATGCTGTTGCTGACTCCAACAGTAATTACGGATTGCACATTCTTGGTTTTCTGTCTGAGCAAAG TAAGGCTATTACATGCTTAGCATTAACTACTGACGGGGGCTTGCTAATTTCTGGATCAGAGGATGGCATGGTTCGGGTGTGGAACACTAAAGACCATAACATCGCCCGAATTTTTAGGCATGCAAAAG GCCCAGTTAACAATATAGTTGTTGTTAGACAACCATCTCTCCTGAGTACCAGTGGATCTGTGAGTTTCCAAGTACCCTCCGTAAAGAGACATGGGGCATCATTACCACCCCCATTGGAAAAGTATGCTAACTCAGCAGATGATAATGATTATATGGCAGTAATTGGCCCCCGATTCAATCATGATAGATCTGTTGAAGCTTCATATATCAGTGTTCAGACACTAAATAATCAAATCTTAGAGCTTCAG AGACAAGGGTCTTCTGCTGCTGCTCAAATGGAGATCGAAAAGCTAAAACTCGACCGCGGCAGGTCCATACAAATGATTCAGCAATGGGAAAAGAAGTATCAAAATCTACATCAGTTTTGTGTAACCGAGCTATTGGATGGGGAACCAGCTGGAAATGCTGTGTGA